The Thermosynechococcus sp. CL-1 genomic interval TCAGCCTCATGTTCCTCTTCAGTGGTCGTGGCTACTGGCAAGAGCTGATTGAGTCCATTGTTTGGGCCCACAACAAGCTGAAAGTTGCACCGGCCATTCAGCCCCGTGCCCTGAGCATTATTCAAGGCCGTGCCGTCGGTGTAGCCCATTACCTCCTAGGGGGGATTGCCACTACTTGGGCATTCTTCCTAGCTCGGATTATTTCTGTAGGATAGGGGCGAGGAGGAGATAACCAACTATGGCAACTAAATTTCCGAAGTTTAGCCAAGACCTCGCACAGGATCCGACCACACGCCGGATTTGGTATGCCATCGCCATGGCTCACGACTTTGAAAGCCACGATGGCATGACCGAGGAAAATCTTTACCAGAAGATTTTTGCCTCCCACTTTGGGCATCTGGCCATCATCTTCCTGTGGGTGTCTGGTAGCCTATTCCACGTTGCGTGGCAGGGGAACTTTGAACAATGGATTCAAGACCCTGTCAACACCCGTCCCATCGCCCATGCGATCTGGGATCCTCAATTTGGCAAAGCCGCAGTGGATGCCTTTACCCAAGCGGGGGCTTCTAACCCTGTGGACATTGCCTACTCCGGTGTCTATCACTGGTGGTACACCATCGGTATGCGCACCAACGGTGACCTCTACCAAGGTGCCATCTTCCTGCTGATTCTGGCTTCGCTGGCTCTCTTTGCCGGCTGGCTGCACCTACAACCCAAATTCCGTCCTAGCCTCTCTTGGTTCAAAAATGCCGAATCGCGGTTGAACCACCACTTGGCGGGTCTGTTTGGGGTTAGCTCCTTGGCTTGGGCGGGTCACCTGATTCACGTGGCCATTCCCGAGTCCCGTGGTCAGCACGTGGGCTGGGATAATTTCCTGAGTACCATGCCCCACCCCGCTGGTTTGGCGCCTTTCTTTACGGGCAACTGGGGTGTCTATGCCCAAAACCCTGACACGGCTAGCCACGTCTTTGGCACGGCAGAGGGGGCGGGAACGGCGATTCTCACCTTCTTGGGTGGCTTCCATCCCCAAACGGAGTCCCTGTGGCTCACGGATATGGCGCACCACCACCTTGCCATTGCGGTGCTCTTTATTGTGGCGGGTCACATGTACCGCACCCAGTTTGGGATTGGCCACAGCATTAAAGAGATGATGGATGCCAAGGACTTCTTTGGCACGAAGGTGGAAGGTCCCTTCAACATGCCTCACCAAGGCATCTATGAAACCTACAACAACTCGCTGCACTTCCAGTTGGGTTGGCACTTGGCCTGCTTGGGCGTGATCACCTCCTTGGTGGCACAGCACATGTACTCGCTGCCACCCTATGCCTTCATTGCCCAAGACCACACCACGATGGCTGCCCTCTATACGCATCACCAGTACATTGCTGGCTTCTTGATGGTGGGTGCCTTTGCCCATGGTGCCATCTTCTTGGTGCGGGACTATGATCCAGCCCAAAACAAAGGCAACGTGTTGGATCGGGTGCTGCAACATAAAGAGGCGATTATTTCCCACCTAAGCTGGGTGTCCCTCTTCTTGGGCTTCCACACCTTGGGTCTCTATGTCCACAACGATGTCGTGGTGGCCTTTGGTACCCCCGAAAAGCAAATCCTGATTGAGCCGGTGTTTGCTCAGTTCATTCAAGCGGCCCATGGCAAACTGCTTTACGGTTTTGATACGCTGCTGTCGAACCCCGATAGCATTGCCAGCACTGCTTGGCCGAACTACGGTAACGTCTGGCTCCCTGGTTGGCTCGATGCCATCAACAGTGGTACCAACTCCTTGTTCTTGACGATTGGCCCTGGGGACTTTTTGGTGCACCACGCCATTGCTCTAGGTCTGCACACCACCACCTTGATTTTGGTCAAAGGTGCGTTGGATGCCCGTGGTTCCAAACTGATGCCAGATAAAAAAGACTTTGGCTATGCTTTCCCCTGTGATGGCCCTGGCCGTGGCGGTACCTGCGATATTTCTGCATGGGATGCCTTCTATCTAGCGATGTTCTGGATGCTGAACACCATTGGCTGGGTTACCTTCTACTGGCACTGGAAACACCTTGGTGTCTGGGAAGGCAATGTGGCTCAGTTCAACGAAAACTCTACCTACCTCATGGGTTGGCTGCGGGATTACCTCTGGTTGAACTCGTCGCAGCTCATCAATGGCTACAACCCCTTTGGCACCAATAACCTGTCGGTATGGGCATGGATGTTCCTGTTTGGTCACCTTGTGTGGGCTACAGGCTTCATGTTCCTGATTAGCTGGCGCGGTTACTGGCAAGAGCTGATTGAAACCTTGGTGTGGGCACACGAACGCACTCCCTTGGCCAACTTGGTGCGTTGGAAAGACAAGCCGGTGGCGCTGTCCATTGTGCAAGCCCGTTTGGTGGGTTTGGCTCACTTCAGTGTTGGCTATGTCTTGACCTACGCGGCCTTCTTGATTGCTTCAACCGCTGCCA includes:
- the psaB gene encoding photosystem I core protein PsaB, with amino-acid sequence MATKFPKFSQDLAQDPTTRRIWYAIAMAHDFESHDGMTEENLYQKIFASHFGHLAIIFLWVSGSLFHVAWQGNFEQWIQDPVNTRPIAHAIWDPQFGKAAVDAFTQAGASNPVDIAYSGVYHWWYTIGMRTNGDLYQGAIFLLILASLALFAGWLHLQPKFRPSLSWFKNAESRLNHHLAGLFGVSSLAWAGHLIHVAIPESRGQHVGWDNFLSTMPHPAGLAPFFTGNWGVYAQNPDTASHVFGTAEGAGTAILTFLGGFHPQTESLWLTDMAHHHLAIAVLFIVAGHMYRTQFGIGHSIKEMMDAKDFFGTKVEGPFNMPHQGIYETYNNSLHFQLGWHLACLGVITSLVAQHMYSLPPYAFIAQDHTTMAALYTHHQYIAGFLMVGAFAHGAIFLVRDYDPAQNKGNVLDRVLQHKEAIISHLSWVSLFLGFHTLGLYVHNDVVVAFGTPEKQILIEPVFAQFIQAAHGKLLYGFDTLLSNPDSIASTAWPNYGNVWLPGWLDAINSGTNSLFLTIGPGDFLVHHAIALGLHTTTLILVKGALDARGSKLMPDKKDFGYAFPCDGPGRGGTCDISAWDAFYLAMFWMLNTIGWVTFYWHWKHLGVWEGNVAQFNENSTYLMGWLRDYLWLNSSQLINGYNPFGTNNLSVWAWMFLFGHLVWATGFMFLISWRGYWQELIETLVWAHERTPLANLVRWKDKPVALSIVQARLVGLAHFSVGYVLTYAAFLIASTAAKFG